In one Rugosibacter aromaticivorans genomic region, the following are encoded:
- a CDS encoding NAD(P) transhydrogenase subunit alpha, which produces MTLIIGIIRERLVGETRVAAVPDVVKKYKTLGAAVCIETQAGSGCYLNDEDFDANTIAMSAAQVLSTAQVLLTVQPPTLDDINAITPGSVLIGSLAPYSNKERIAALNARRITAFATELIPRISRAQSMDTLSSQAAVSGYLTVLIAANHCPKFFPMLTYAAGTIRPARVLVIGAGVAGLQAIATAKRLGAIVEGYDVRPETREQIESLGAKFVDTGVSATGSGGYARELTDTEKAQQADKLGRAVANADVLITTAAIPGKRSPLIISAAMIAGMKPSAVVVDMAAEGGGNCAGTQAGKTVKVGGVTIIGAVNLPAKMPVHASEMFAKNLYNFISPFIKEGVLNLDWSDEVLAGACLTHDGHLVHEGVKKTLGERNDIPPGPPSMKGGDGGSAAGAASITNAGLSLGRPGGERNDIPPGPPSTKGGDGGSAAGAASITNAGLSLGRPGGERNDIPPGPPSTKGGDGGSAAGAASITNAGLSLGRPGGERNDIPPGPPSTKGGDGGSAAGAASITNAGLSLGRPGGEV; this is translated from the coding sequence ATGACACTTATCATAGGCATTATTCGAGAGCGCCTCGTAGGCGAAACACGCGTCGCCGCTGTGCCCGATGTGGTCAAAAAATATAAAACACTGGGCGCTGCGGTATGTATCGAAACGCAGGCGGGGTCTGGCTGTTATCTAAATGACGAGGATTTTGACGCAAACACCATCGCAATGAGTGCGGCACAAGTATTGTCCACCGCTCAGGTCCTACTCACTGTTCAGCCACCTACCCTTGACGATATTAACGCCATAACACCCGGCAGCGTATTGATTGGCTCGCTCGCGCCCTATTCAAATAAAGAGCGCATTGCCGCATTGAACGCCCGGCGCATCACAGCGTTTGCCACCGAACTGATCCCGCGTATTTCGCGCGCGCAGAGCATGGATACGCTGTCAAGCCAGGCGGCGGTTTCAGGTTATCTGACGGTTCTGATCGCTGCCAATCACTGTCCAAAGTTTTTCCCGATGCTGACTTACGCTGCCGGCACCATCCGGCCGGCACGCGTGCTGGTGATAGGCGCAGGCGTTGCCGGCTTACAGGCAATCGCTACGGCCAAACGGCTAGGGGCGATTGTCGAAGGGTACGATGTACGTCCCGAGACGCGCGAACAAATCGAATCGCTGGGTGCGAAATTTGTGGACACAGGCGTCTCGGCAACTGGTAGCGGCGGCTATGCCCGTGAACTAACTGACACGGAAAAAGCGCAGCAAGCCGACAAACTTGGTCGTGCGGTCGCCAATGCCGATGTGCTGATTACCACAGCCGCCATTCCCGGCAAGCGCTCACCACTGATCATCAGCGCAGCGATGATTGCTGGTATGAAACCGAGTGCCGTCGTGGTTGACATGGCGGCCGAAGGGGGTGGTAATTGCGCGGGAACCCAGGCTGGGAAAACCGTCAAAGTGGGCGGCGTGACCATCATCGGCGCAGTCAATCTGCCGGCAAAAATGCCAGTGCATGCGTCGGAAATGTTCGCCAAAAATCTCTACAACTTTATCTCCCCCTTCATCAAAGAGGGCGTACTGAATCTCGACTGGAGTGATGAAGTACTGGCCGGGGCCTGTCTGACGCATGATGGTCACCTGGTGCATGAAGGTGTGAAAAAAACGCTCGGAGAGCGGAACGACATCCCCCCCGGCCCCCCTTCCATGAAGGGGGGTGACGGTGGTTCAGCCGCTGGCGCGGCTTCCATAACCAACGCTGGCCTCTCCTTGGGGCGGCCCGGCGGAGAGCGGAACGACATCCCCCCCGGCCCCCCTTCCACGAAGGGGGGTGACGGTGGTTCAGCCGCTGGCGCGGCTTCCATAACCAACGCTGGCCTCTCCTTGGGGCGACCCGGCGGAGAGCGGAACGACATCCCCCCCGGCCCCCCTTCCACGAAGGGGGGTGACGGTGGTTCAGCCGCTGGCGCGGCTTCCATAACCAACGCTGGCCTCTCCTTGGGGCGGCCCGGCGGAGAGCGGAACGACATCCCCCCCGGCCCCCCTTCCACGAAGGGGGGTGACGGTGGTTCAGCCGCTGGCGCGGCTTCCATAACCAACGCTGGCCTCTCCTTGGGGCGGCCCGGCGGAGAGGTCTGA
- a CDS encoding formate dehydrogenase subunit gamma, translating to MDNPDNSPRVDAILKAKQSLPGALLPILHDIQDALGYIPPDAVPSIARALNLSRAEVHGVITYYHYFRQSPPGRHVVRVCRAEACQSVGCEALAAHVQGALACGFHATSADGLVTLEPVYCLGHCAVGPNIQIDETTLHARVTPEKFDQLLASLRSKP from the coding sequence ATGGACAATCCAGACAATTCCCCCCGAGTTGACGCTATTTTGAAAGCAAAGCAATCCTTGCCCGGCGCTTTGCTGCCGATCTTGCACGATATTCAGGATGCTCTCGGCTACATTCCGCCGGACGCTGTGCCGTCTATCGCCCGTGCGTTGAATCTTTCGCGTGCTGAGGTGCATGGCGTCATCACTTACTACCATTATTTTCGCCAGTCGCCACCTGGCCGCCATGTGGTGCGCGTCTGTCGCGCGGAAGCTTGCCAATCGGTCGGCTGTGAGGCGTTGGCTGCGCATGTGCAAGGCGCATTGGCTTGCGGCTTTCACGCAACAAGCGCAGATGGTTTGGTGACACTCGAACCCGTCTATTGTCTGGGCCATTGTGCTGTAGGGCCCAATATTCAGATTGATGAAACCACATTGCACGCGCGTGTGACGCCCGAAAAATTCGATCAGCTGTTAGCCTCGCTAAGAAGTAAGCCATGA
- a CDS encoding NAD(P)(+) transhydrogenase (Re/Si-specific) subunit beta: MTALIQTSYFVVAVLFILGLKAMASPVTAKRGIVWAGIGMVLATAITFATPGMQNFVLMIVAIVLGGGVAWYLGRVVKMTDMPQMVAIYNGMGGGAAAAIAALEFARGHVHGVVVTTLAVLGALIGSVAFSGSCIAFAKLQGIMKKAWRLPAQNAANLVLALVVLGLAIKLVMAGAASETGATGVVLDTTSLLAFFLISLLLGVVLTAPIGGADMPVVISLLNAFTGLAVGLEGYVLGNPALIIAGIVVGASGTLLTQLMSKSMNRPITNIIFAPITGEAQAGETITGTMKEASAMDAAAMMRFAQKVIIVPGYGMAVAGAQHKVWEMAKQLQEAGVEVKFAIHPVAGRMPGHMNVLLAEAGVPYDMIFDLEEINEEFSQTDVALVIGANDVVNPSARTDKSSPIYGMPILNVDHAQNVIVNKRGKGTGYSGIENALFYGENTRLLYGSAQQAIAEIIANIKTMQT, translated from the coding sequence ATGACTGCACTGATACAGACTTCCTACTTCGTTGTCGCCGTTCTATTTATTCTCGGCCTCAAGGCCATGGCCTCGCCCGTAACAGCCAAGCGCGGTATTGTTTGGGCCGGCATCGGTATGGTGCTGGCAACCGCGATTACCTTTGCCACACCGGGGATGCAAAATTTTGTCCTGATGATTGTCGCGATCGTGCTGGGTGGCGGCGTAGCCTGGTACCTTGGGCGCGTAGTCAAGATGACAGACATGCCGCAAATGGTCGCCATCTATAACGGCATGGGGGGTGGCGCTGCAGCAGCTATTGCTGCGCTTGAATTTGCGCGCGGCCATGTGCATGGCGTCGTTGTCACGACGCTGGCTGTACTGGGTGCCTTGATCGGTTCGGTCGCCTTTTCCGGCTCATGCATTGCCTTTGCAAAACTGCAGGGCATTATGAAAAAAGCCTGGCGGCTACCCGCACAAAATGCGGCAAACCTGGTGCTTGCCCTGGTTGTGCTTGGCCTGGCAATCAAATTGGTCATGGCAGGTGCTGCATCGGAAACAGGCGCAACGGGTGTTGTGCTCGACACAACCTCACTACTCGCTTTTTTCCTGATATCACTACTACTGGGCGTCGTTCTGACAGCCCCTATTGGCGGGGCCGATATGCCCGTCGTTATCTCGCTACTCAATGCCTTCACTGGCTTGGCGGTCGGCCTTGAAGGCTACGTTCTGGGCAATCCAGCGCTTATTATTGCCGGCATTGTGGTGGGTGCATCAGGCACGTTGCTGACCCAATTAATGTCCAAATCGATGAATCGGCCGATTACCAATATCATCTTCGCGCCCATCACCGGCGAAGCCCAGGCTGGAGAAACCATTACTGGCACCATGAAAGAAGCGAGTGCGATGGATGCCGCAGCGATGATGCGTTTTGCGCAGAAGGTCATTATCGTGCCGGGGTATGGCATGGCCGTAGCCGGGGCGCAACATAAAGTATGGGAGATGGCTAAACAACTGCAGGAAGCCGGTGTTGAAGTCAAATTTGCTATTCATCCAGTGGCAGGCCGGATGCCCGGCCACATGAATGTGTTGCTTGCTGAAGCCGGGGTTCCTTACGACATGATTTTTGATCTGGAAGAAATCAACGAAGAATTTAGCCAAACCGATGTCGCCTTGGTGATTGGTGCCAACGATGTCGTTAACCCCTCTGCCCGCACCGATAAATCAAGCCCAATCTACGGCATGCCCATCCTGAATGTAGACCATGCGCAAAACGTGATCGTGAACAAACGCGGCAAAGGCACCGGTTACTCAGGTATTGAGAATGCCTTGTTCTATGGCGAAAACACTCGCCTACTCTATGGCAGCGCGCAGCAGGCAATTGCAGAAATCATTGCCAATATCAAGACCATGCAGACGTAA
- a CDS encoding NAD(P) transhydrogenase subunit alpha, translating to MENFIYVYIFMLAAFTGYEVISRVPVILHTPLMSGSNFVHGVVLVGAMVALGNADPNDPLQLAIGFFAVFLGAANAAGGYVVTERMLAMFKLNKN from the coding sequence ATGGAAAACTTCATTTACGTTTACATCTTCATGCTGGCAGCTTTCACCGGCTACGAAGTCATTTCACGTGTGCCGGTGATTCTGCACACGCCGTTAATGTCCGGCTCCAACTTTGTGCATGGCGTAGTGCTAGTGGGTGCCATGGTGGCGCTGGGTAATGCGGACCCGAATGACCCCTTGCAACTTGCGATTGGCTTCTTCGCGGTCTTTCTAGGTGCAGCCAATGCCGCCGGTGGTTATGTGGTCACTGAACGCATGCTGGCGATGTTCAAATTAAACAAGAATTAA
- a CDS encoding formate dehydrogenase beta subunit, whose amino-acid sequence MTTTLYIPCDSTALALGADAVVQAFAAEIERRGLDVSIVRNGSRGLFWLEPMIEVATPAGRIAYGPVMAADVSSLLDAGLLNGGAHPLGLGAVEDIPYLKRQQRISLRRVGVTDPLSVDDYLAHGGTLGLRRALGMTAAEIVKEVTDSGLRGRGGAAFPTGIKWNTVLNASAPQKYIVCNADEGDSGTFSDRMLMEGDPFQLIEGMAIAALAVGATHGYIYVRSEYPHAIAALSTAVIKATQSGWLGDSLLGTGKQFHLEVRKAAGAYVCGEETALLESLEGRRGIVRAKPPLPAISGLFGQPTVINNVITFASVPDILAHGAAAYQSFGCGRSRGTLPFQLAGNIKQGGLVEVPFGLTLRELLYDFGGGSLSGRPLHAVQVGGPLGAYMPESQFDTVLDYEAFAAVNAVLGHGGIVAFDETVDMMKQARYAMEFCAIESCGKCTPCRIGSTRGVEVIDRLKAGRPGQIELLRDLCDTLQNGSLCAMGSMTPYPVLSALNHFPEDFSRRQT is encoded by the coding sequence ATGACAACAACACTTTATATTCCGTGTGATTCAACGGCGCTTGCGCTCGGTGCCGATGCGGTTGTCCAGGCTTTCGCTGCTGAAATTGAACGGCGCGGGCTGGATGTCAGCATTGTGCGCAACGGGTCACGCGGCCTGTTCTGGCTGGAACCGATGATCGAGGTGGCCACCCCCGCAGGTCGCATTGCTTACGGTCCGGTGATGGCTGCCGATGTGTCGTCCCTGCTGGATGCAGGGTTGCTCAATGGCGGCGCGCATCCGCTCGGCCTGGGGGCAGTCGAAGATATTCCCTATCTCAAACGGCAGCAACGCATTAGCCTGCGGCGTGTGGGTGTGACGGATCCGCTATCGGTGGATGACTATCTGGCTCATGGCGGCACGCTCGGGCTGCGTCGAGCGCTGGGCATGACAGCGGCAGAGATCGTCAAGGAAGTTACCGATTCGGGTCTGCGTGGCCGTGGCGGGGCGGCTTTTCCTACGGGCATCAAATGGAACACGGTGCTCAATGCATCAGCGCCGCAAAAATATATTGTCTGCAATGCCGACGAGGGTGATTCCGGCACTTTTTCTGATCGCATGCTGATGGAAGGCGACCCCTTCCAGTTAATCGAGGGCATGGCGATTGCCGCTTTAGCGGTAGGGGCTACGCACGGCTATATCTATGTGCGTTCCGAATATCCCCATGCCATCGCTGCGCTGAGCACTGCTGTCATCAAGGCAACGCAAAGTGGCTGGCTGGGCGACAGCCTGCTGGGCACCGGTAAACAGTTTCATCTTGAGGTGCGCAAGGCCGCCGGTGCTTACGTGTGCGGTGAAGAAACCGCCTTGCTGGAAAGCCTGGAAGGGCGGCGCGGCATTGTTCGCGCCAAACCCCCGCTGCCTGCAATTTCAGGGCTGTTTGGCCAGCCGACCGTGATTAACAATGTGATTACGTTCGCCAGCGTGCCCGATATTCTGGCGCATGGCGCAGCGGCATATCAATCCTTTGGCTGTGGCCGTTCGCGCGGCACACTGCCTTTTCAGCTCGCCGGGAACATCAAGCAGGGCGGATTAGTTGAAGTGCCTTTTGGGCTGACCTTGCGTGAATTACTTTATGATTTTGGCGGGGGCAGTTTAAGTGGCCGCCCCTTGCATGCCGTGCAAGTCGGTGGCCCGCTAGGGGCTTATATGCCCGAATCGCAGTTCGATACGGTGCTTGATTACGAAGCCTTCGCAGCCGTGAACGCGGTGTTGGGTCATGGCGGTATCGTGGCGTTTGATGAAACCGTCGATATGATGAAACAGGCCCGTTACGCGATGGAGTTTTGCGCCATTGAGTCGTGCGGTAAATGCACTCCTTGCCGTATCGGCTCCACACGCGGCGTTGAAGTGATCGACCGGCTTAAAGCCGGTCGACCCGGGCAAATTGAATTGTTGCGCGATCTGTGTGACACTTTGCAAAACGGCTCACTATGCGCCATGGGCAGCATGACCCCTTATCCCGTACTCTCGGCGCTGAATCATTTCCCTGAGGATTTCAGCAGGAGACAAACATGA